From Fusarium oxysporum f. sp. lycopersici 4287 chromosome 10, whole genome shotgun sequence, the proteins below share one genomic window:
- a CDS encoding hypothetical protein (At least one base has a quality score < 10), translating into MKVSSSVVILAAALGVSAHPSGHAHQRAHAKRDFVVANKPVTVVEYATQVVTADAAPATAVPEAPASPKVDADTVPKAAASGPAPAASAPAKSNKNKGKKHNSSSGSGYKPFCGGKKAKRATLEDIAAKGNTGVPGDFGCNMMTVDEDVADKYDYTTTFKNDHDEDKECVCFNKIGPNGLIDGFFAKNVALTFTVPASSSQVVAFDSDSQGGCACASNKVPITSDGQWASTWLEFDFGSERNNNWSGADASCLVSAAKNLNIPGLRVCDSDNTCSTINPGGTGKNAYLGGMEAEDGIGINTPAKQVRLTVDIDYSG; encoded by the coding sequence ATGAAGGTCTCTTCTTCCGTTGTCATTCTGGCCGCCGCCCTCGGCGTCTCTGCCCACCCCAGCGGCCACGCTCACCAGCGTGCTCACGCCAAGCGCGACTTCGTCGTTGCCAACAAGCCCGTCACTGTTGTTGAGTACGCTACTCAGGTCGTCACCGCTGACGCCGCCCCTGCTACCGCTGTCCCCGAGGCTCCCGCCTCTCCCAAGGTCGACGCCGACACCGTCCCCAAGGCTGCCGCCAGCGGTCCCGCCCCTGCTGCTTCCGCTCCTGCCAAgtccaacaagaacaagggcaagaagcaCAACTCCAGCTCCGGTTCCGGTTACAAGCCTTTCTGCGGTGGCAAGAAGGCCAAGCGCGCCACTCTTGAGGATATTGCTGCCAAGGGCAACACTGGTGTTCCCGGTGACTTTGGCTGCAACATGATGACTGTCGATGAGGATGTCGCCGACAAGTACGACTACACTACCACCTTCAAAAACGACCACGACGAAGATAAGGAGTGTGTTtgcttcaacaagatcggGCCTAATGGCTTGATCGACGGTTTCTTCGCTAAGAACGTTGCCTTGACCTTCACTGTTCCCGCCTCTAGCTCACAGGTTGTTGCTTTCGACTCTGACTCCCAGGGCGGTTGCGCTTGTGCCAGCAACAAGGTTCCCATCACTTCGGACGGCCAGTGGGCCAGTACTTGGCTCGAGTTCGACTTCGGCAGCGAGCGAAACAACAACTGGTCAGGCGCTGACGCCTCTTGCCTTGTCTCCGCCGCCAAGAACCTTAACATCCCCGGTCTTCGAGTCTGCGACTCTGATAACACTTGCTCTACCATCAACCCCGGTGGCACTGGCAAGAACGCCTACCTCGGTGGCATGGAGGCTGAAGACGGCATTGGTATCAACACTCCTGCCAAGCAGGTCCGCCTCACCGTCGACATTGACTACTCCGGTTAA
- a CDS encoding dihydrolipoamide acetyltransferase component pyruvate dehydrogenase complex — protein sequence MLSAALRRRVLAPTHSALRTGFAAHVVRHYASFPEHQVIKMPALSPTMQAGNIGAWQKKPGDSIAPGDVLVEIETDKAQMDFEFQEEGVIAKILKDAGEKDIPVGSPIAVLVEEGTDISAFEKFSIEDAGGDAAKPAAPKKEEKSESKSESASAPEPTPEPQQYQSQGRLQTALDRLPNISASAKRLAREKGISIDGLKGTGKNGQITEEDVKKAISSPAASSAPSATYEDIPISGMRKTIANRLVESTQTNPHFYVTSSISVSKLLKLRQALNSSADGKYKLSVNDFLIKAIAVASRKVPQVNSSWRDGNIRQFNNVDVSVAVSTPTGLITPIVTGVEGRGLEAISSQVKSLAKKARDGKLKPEEYQGGTISISNMGMNPAVDHFTAVINPPQAAILAVGTTKKVAIPAENEAGVEFDDQITLTASFDHKVVDGAVGAEWLKELKQVLENPLELLL from the exons ATGCTCAGCGCCGCTCTCCGAAGGCGCGTTCTCGCCCCTACCCACAGTGCCCTGCGAACCGGCTTCGCTGCCCACGTTGTGCGACACTATGCCTCGTTCCCCGAGCACCAGGTCATCAAGATGCCCGCTCTGTCGCCCACCATGCAGGCTGGTAACATTGGCGCCTGGCAGAAGAAGCCCGGCGATTCTATCGCCCCTGGTGATGTCCTGGTAGAGATTGAGACCGACAAGGCCCAGATGGACTTCGAGTTCCAGGAGGAGGGTGTCATTGCCAAGATCCTCAAGGATGCTGGTGAGAAGGATATTCCCGTTGGCAGC CCCATTGCCGtccttgttgaggagggTACCGATATCTCCGCCTTCGAGAAGTTCTCCATCGAGGACGCTGGTGGTGATGCCGCTAAGCCCGCTGCccccaagaaggaggagaagtcCGAGTCCAAGTCCGAGTCCGCTTCCGCCCCTGAGCCTACTCCTGAGCCTCAACAATACCAGTCTCAGGGCCGTCTCCAGACTGCTCTCGACCGTCTCCCCAACATCTCCGCTTCCGCCAAGCGACTTGCCCGTGAGAAGGGCATTAGCATCGATGGGCTCAAGGGTACCGGCAAGAACGGTCAGATCACCGAggaggatgtcaagaaggccatcaGCAGCCCCGCCGCCAGCAGCGCCCCCAGCGCTACCTACGAGGACATCCCCATCAGCGGCATGCGCAAGACCATTGCCAACCGTCTGGTCGAGTCCACCCAGACCAACCCTCACTTCTACGTCACCAGCTCCATCTCCGTcagcaagctcctcaagctccGCCAGGCTCTGAACAGCTCTGCCGATGGCAAGTACAAGCTTTCCGTCAACGATTTCCTGATCAAGGCTATCGCTGTCGCCAGCCGCAAGGTTCCCCAGGTCAACTCCAGCTGGCGCGACGGCAACATCCGCCAGTTCAACAACGTCGACGTCTCTGTTGCCGTTTCCACACCCACTGGTCTCATCACCCCTATTGTCACCGGTGTTGAGGGCCGTGGCCTCGAGGCCATCTCTAGCCAGGTCAAGTCGCTCGCCAAGAAGGCTCGTGATGGCAAGCTCAAGCCTGAGGAGTACCAGGGTGGtaccatctccatctccaacatggGCATGAACCCCGCTGTTGACCACTTCACCGCTGTCATCAACCCTCCCCAGGCTGCCATCCTCGCTGTTGGTACCACCAAGAAGGTTGCTATCCCCGCCGAGAACGAGGCCGGCGTTGAGTTCGACGACCAAATCACCCTTACTGCTAGCTTCGACCACAAGGTCGTTGACGGTGCTGTCGGTGCTGAGTggctcaaggagctcaagcagGTTCTTGAGAAccctcttgagcttcttctgtaA